Part of the Micromonospora rhizosphaerae genome is shown below.
GCAGGGCCATTCCGATCGCAACACGTCGCCATGTCCATCTGTCCGACCGGCCGCTGGTGTTAGTCCCGCTGGCGCTGGCGGGCGAGGCAAATGCGCCGCTGGCCGCGATGATCGGCACTGACCAGCACAACCCGGCCCTGTTGGTCGTGCCCCAGCCGCGGAACCGCGACCTCCGCTTCGACTTCGCCGCCTCGTTGGCCGACGTCGTGCTGGCCTATGTGCGCTCCTGCACTGCGAGGTTCGAGGTGGTCGGCGCGAACAAGGTGTTCCTCGATGCTCCCCAATTGCTGGTTCCGAACGCGGCCGGCCTCGGTTTCGTCAAGCTGCTCGGCCGATCCACCCGCTTCCGGCGCACCCACGGGCCGTTCCCGGTAGCGCACGGGGTGCCGCTGCTAGGCCGGTGGCTGACCTACCTGGGCGAGCGATCCGAGCACCCCGGCTCCTCGACCATGCTCGCGATGACTCAGGCCCTGAACCTGCATTGGGCCAGCGGGCAGAGCGCTGTGGAGGACGCGAACCTGGCCGCACTGCTCGGCTGGATCGACCCGCCCGAGGGAGTCTCCGGGCCGGAGGCCGCGCTTGCGGCCGAGGATCCGCTCGTCTGGCCGCCAGCCGGCCCGTCAACCGACCCCGCCTTCGACAACGAGGTGCTGGCGCCCGCCATCCGGGCGTATGAGAGCGCTGCGCCCGACAGCCCGAAACGGCTGCGCGCGGTGGAAACCCTCGAGCGCGAGCTCCGTGGCCAGTTGGAGCCAACCTGGCGGTTGATGTGGCGCGCTATCGAGGTTCTTCGGCAGTTGCCGGCCGCAGCAACGGTCGAGACTCGCTGGGCAGCGGACCGCCGAGATTTCAGCCGCTACCACGACTACCTCACCACCGATGGCCGTCCGCAGGCCCGTCGGGACGGCGCGGTGGCCGCGGCTCGGCGACTCCAGTCCCTCGAGCGGGAGCAGACGACCTACGACGCCAGCCGAGCCCTGGACGATCCGCTCGTCATGGCGAGCTACCGGGTCAACGGCGAGGCGTTCCAGGGGACCGTCGTTTCGGTCGACCGTGATCGGCGCATCCTGAGTGAGAAGGGCCGCCGGGTCACCCGGCCACTGATCGTGGTCAGCACCGGCGATCCTGTGCATCTGCCGGTCGGCAAGGCGTTACGGGCGCCGGAGCGCATGAAACAGAACGCCCGGATCACCGAAATCGCACGATCGGCTGACGGTGTGCTGGTCAGCCTCGAGCTCGACGGAGGTATGGGCCGGGCGGCGGCTCCCGCGCCGGGCAGCGTGCCCGAGGTTGGCCACGAGATCACCTACACCAGCGTCTACCCTGACGCGATCCGCGCGCCCGACCTGCCGCCGACCGACCAAACACCGTGGACCCACGGCGGACCGCCCCGACCGTACGTACCGACCGATGACGACGCCCAGGAGGCATGGGAATGACCATCGACCCAGCAGCCGAAGCCGAACGCGTTATCGCCGAGATCCTCGCCGACTTCCGATCCGGCCGGCACCGTGGCGTGGTCGTCGATTCCCCACCCGGGGCGGGGAAGTCGACCCTCGTGGTCCGGACCGCGGTCGCGCTCGCCTCGGCCGGCGAGCGGCTGATAATTGTCGCCCAAACCAATGAGCAGGTCGACGACCTGACCACCAACCTCTCCGCCGCCCTGCCAACCGGTCTCATGATCGGACGGCTGGCGAGTTCCACGTACGTGCGGCCCGCGCGCCTCGCGGCTCTGACCAACGTGCTGTTCGACAAGGATCTCGGCAACCTGCTGAGCTGTGAGATCGTCATCGCGACGGCCGCCCGCTGGGCCTACGTGAAGGACCGCTGCTGGCCGTGGGCGATTGTCGACGAGGCCTACCAGATGCGTTCGGACTCCCTGCTCGCCATTGCCCCGCGGTTCGAGCGGGCCCTGTTCGTCGGCGACCCGGGCCAGCTGGATCCATTCTCCGTGGTCGAGAACGACCGTTGGCGCGGGCTCAGCTGGGACCCGATGCAGAGCGCGGTGGCCGGGCTGCTGCGCACTAACCCCGACCTGCCGGTTCATCGGCTGCCCGTCTCGTGGCGGCTGCCCGCGAGCGCCGAAAAGGTCGTGGCCACCGCCTTCTACCCGTACACCGGGTTTCGGACCGGCGCCGAACCGGGAGACCGTGAACTCACCTTTGGCACCCGCGCCTTCGGGCGCTCTGCCCTGGACGCCCTGCTGGCCGAGGCGGCGACCACCGGCTGGGGCTTCTACGAACTGCCCGCGCGACACACCCTTCGGACAGACGCCGAAGCGGTTTCCACGGTCGCCGAGGTGGTTCGGAGATTTCTCGAACGCGGAGCGATCGCGCGGTCGGGGAACGACTCTCGGCCGATCACCGCGCAGCGAATCGCGGTCGGCGCCGCGCATCGCGATCAAGCGGCCGCCCTTCGCGAAGCGCTGTCCGACCTGCCGGACGTCACGGTCGACACGGCGAATCGCTTGCAGGGCCGAGAATACGACCTGACCGTGGTACTGCATCCGTTGTCGGGACGACGCGACGCCACGGCGTTCCATCTCGAGGCCGGACGCCTGTGCGTACTCACTTCCCGCCATCGACAGGCCTGCGTCGTCGTCGGGCGGGCCGGCATCCGGGAACTGCTCGACGCACATCCATCCAGCGAGCCGGTTCATCTACACGAGCCGGTGAAATTCCCGGACGGATGGGCGGCCAACCAGACCGTCATGAATCACCTGTACGCGCACCGCGTCGTGGCCTGACATCTCTTGAAAGGAGCCGGACATGAGGTTCCTGCATACCTCCGACTGGCACATCGGCAAGACCCTGAAGGGCCACAACCGCCTGGCCGAGCAGAGCGCGGTTATGGAGGAGATCGTCGGCGTTGTCCGGCAGTACGAGGTGGATGCCGTCCTCATCGCGGGCGACATCTACGACTCGGCGGCGCCGTCGGCCGAGGCTCAGCAACTTCTCGTCCGGACCTTGCTCGAGATCCGCAATTCCGGGGTGCCGGTGATCGCCATCGCCGGCAACCATGACCACGCTCCGACCTTCGACGCGTACCGACCGCTGATGGGCGAGGTCGGCATCCACCTCGTCGGCACCCCCGGGGCCGGCTCAGACGGAGCGATTGAGATAACCGCCCGCTCGACCGGCGAGTCCGCGGTGATCGCGACGTTGCCCTTCGTCTCCCAGCGCACCGTCATCCGCGCAGCCGAGCTCATCGCCAACACGCCCGTAATGAACTCCATCAGCTACGCCCAACGCGTCGAAGACATGCTGACGGTCTTAGCCCGCGCTTTCCGGCCGGATGCCGTCAACATCCTGATGGCACACCTCACCGTGACCGGAGGCAAGTTCGGCGGCGGTGAGCGCGACTCCCAGTCAGTCTTCGAATATCACGTGCCGGCTAGCGCGTTCCCGGCTGAGGCGCAGTACGTGGCGCTTGGGCATCTGCACCGCAGGCAGGCGATCGGCGCGCCGTGTCCGGTGCACTACAGCGGCTCGCCGATCTCGATCGACTTCGGAGAGCAGGACAATGAGAGTGTCGTGTGCCTGGTGGAGGCGACACCGTCGGCGCCGGCGAAGGTCACCGACATCCCGATCAAAAGCGGTCGCCGGTTGATGACGCTCCGGGGCACACTCGCCGAGATTGAGAGCCGGGCGCGTGGCGCCGGCGATGCGTTCCTCCGCGTTCAGATCAAGGAGCCGGCGCGTGCCGGTCTGCTCGAGGAGGTTCGCGACCTCCTGCCAAACGCTCTCGACATCCGCATTGATCCGGCCTTCGCCGCCCGGAACGCCACCAGTCGGCCGGCGAGCAGCGGCATCGAGCGCACCCCGACGGAATTGTTCGCCGAGTACTGCGCCACCAAGAAC
Proteins encoded:
- a CDS encoding AAA domain-containing protein → MGMTIDPAAEAERVIAEILADFRSGRHRGVVVDSPPGAGKSTLVVRTAVALASAGERLIIVAQTNEQVDDLTTNLSAALPTGLMIGRLASSTYVRPARLAALTNVLFDKDLGNLLSCEIVIATAARWAYVKDRCWPWAIVDEAYQMRSDSLLAIAPRFERALFVGDPGQLDPFSVVENDRWRGLSWDPMQSAVAGLLRTNPDLPVHRLPVSWRLPASAEKVVATAFYPYTGFRTGAEPGDRELTFGTRAFGRSALDALLAEAATTGWGFYELPARHTLRTDAEAVSTVAEVVRRFLERGAIARSGNDSRPITAQRIAVGAAHRDQAAALREALSDLPDVTVDTANRLQGREYDLTVVLHPLSGRRDATAFHLEAGRLCVLTSRHRQACVVVGRAGIRELLDAHPSSEPVHLHEPVKFPDGWAANQTVMNHLYAHRVVA
- a CDS encoding exonuclease SbcCD subunit D, which codes for MRFLHTSDWHIGKTLKGHNRLAEQSAVMEEIVGVVRQYEVDAVLIAGDIYDSAAPSAEAQQLLVRTLLEIRNSGVPVIAIAGNHDHAPTFDAYRPLMGEVGIHLVGTPGAGSDGAIEITARSTGESAVIATLPFVSQRTVIRAAELIANTPVMNSISYAQRVEDMLTVLARAFRPDAVNILMAHLTVTGGKFGGGERDSQSVFEYHVPASAFPAEAQYVALGHLHRRQAIGAPCPVHYSGSPISIDFGEQDNESVVCLVEATPSAPAKVTDIPIKSGRRLMTLRGTLAEIESRARGAGDAFLRVQIKEPARAGLLEEVRDLLPNALDIRIDPAFAARNATSRPASSGIERTPTELFAEYCATKNMDDPRLAALFARLHDATSES